A stretch of Acaryochloris thomasi RCC1774 DNA encodes these proteins:
- a CDS encoding non-ribosomal peptide synthetase yields the protein MQSQTLSGFQLSTQQRQLWSLQTEQAHCNQILVSLKGDLDRGKLRQALETVVKRHESLRTIFRQPATLTMPLQVVEPQAPVSLQRVEENITLEQAIADIRQQPHTLEQLPVIKAVLGGQAKEYWLLLTVPALCADHHSLHLLVTELAQHYGGQRLTDSEELVQFSEFVTWQQSLENDEEASAGQDFWQRRVELPSLSAPLSRRNAPSDNQTEVHKIQLSKSVQEQLSSSPNSGAILLASWLVMLWRQTEQPDFTIGVIPQHRSDPELESGIGAFQQPLPFLGCLSESISFATLVQHVQQEWEQLEEWQDYFPGVEQKHSVGFEYQTIPLLSAGDLAFEIDRIWGSCNIPLHLTCTAQGNTFKAALYYSSSLLSQEAIKIFTSQWQAVLTHALENPEQSLGNIPLTLKQEELPSPIKIDPGTQLLDCFHQQFAQQALQKPNQTAVVYEEQQLTYQALEQRANQLAHALQHCGAGPDIPVALYLERSVDAVVAILAILKSGSAYLPLDPALPTAGLAFRLEDAKVPVIITQTELLPNLPSDSPPIFCLEAEQERLQQYPIKPPQSQATPENLAYLIYTSGSTGQPKPVAVEHRQLMTYVYGIIERLQLPPSASYASVSTLAADLGHTMLFPSLCQGGTLHLLATERVCDSQAFADYCQQQQIACLKIVPSHLQALLKGPSPSGVLPQQRLILGGEVCRWSLIESIMALQPHCQIFNHYGPTETTVGVMTEAVTTESIAEAISATVPLGIPLDGVQVYVLDAHQKPVPIGVPGEVYVGGRTVGRGYLNRPQLTTERFITLPVGINSAEERLYKTGDRARLLPDGSYEFLGRIDQQVKLHGFRIELGEIEAVLTQHDAVKETVVVVREDQRDNPMLVAYVVRTKTVTDTADLRQYLQTQLPDYMIPSLLVVLKILPLTTNGKVNRQALPIPEKVRPELSQNFVAPRTETEVAIATIWCDILQLETVGVTDNFFDLGGHSLLATQVLSRLRETFQIELPLRRLFDAHTVAEIADVIEEVLIAEIEALSDDEAEEQLNAS from the coding sequence ATGCAGTCTCAAACCCTCAGCGGATTTCAACTATCAACTCAGCAGCGCCAACTTTGGTCACTGCAGACAGAGCAGGCTCACTGCAATCAGATTCTTGTGTCATTGAAGGGAGACCTCGATAGAGGAAAACTTCGTCAAGCCTTGGAGACCGTTGTTAAACGTCACGAAAGCTTGAGGACGATCTTTCGCCAACCGGCCACGCTGACGATGCCTCTCCAAGTGGTGGAACCCCAAGCCCCTGTAAGTTTGCAGCGTGTTGAGGAAAACATCACTCTAGAGCAAGCCATTGCAGACATTCGCCAACAGCCCCACACCTTAGAACAGCTCCCGGTCATTAAAGCCGTTTTAGGAGGGCAAGCCAAAGAATATTGGCTACTTCTGACCGTACCCGCCCTCTGTGCAGACCATCACAGCCTGCATCTCTTAGTCACTGAGTTAGCGCAACATTATGGTGGACAGAGACTCACCGACTCTGAAGAGCTGGTTCAATTTTCTGAATTCGTAACTTGGCAGCAGTCCCTAGAGAATGATGAAGAAGCCAGCGCTGGACAAGATTTTTGGCAACGGCGAGTAGAGCTGCCATCGCTCTCGGCTCCTTTGAGTCGGAGGAATGCACCTTCTGACAATCAAACTGAAGTCCACAAAATTCAGCTATCAAAATCTGTGCAGGAACAGCTTAGTTCCTCGCCGAATTCTGGTGCAATTCTGCTTGCCAGTTGGCTAGTGATGCTGTGGCGGCAGACAGAACAACCCGATTTCACCATCGGAGTCATTCCCCAACATCGCTCTGACCCAGAACTTGAGTCAGGCATCGGAGCCTTTCAGCAACCTCTTCCTTTTCTGGGATGTCTCTCTGAATCGATATCCTTTGCAACCTTAGTTCAACACGTTCAACAAGAATGGGAGCAGCTTGAAGAATGGCAGGACTACTTCCCTGGCGTTGAGCAAAAGCATTCCGTGGGCTTTGAGTATCAGACAATTCCGCTTCTCTCTGCGGGAGATTTAGCGTTTGAGATTGACCGGATCTGGGGAAGTTGTAATATTCCTCTCCATTTAACCTGTACTGCCCAAGGTAATACCTTCAAGGCTGCACTCTATTACAGCTCCAGTTTGCTATCGCAAGAGGCCATCAAGATATTTACAAGTCAGTGGCAGGCAGTACTGACTCATGCGCTAGAGAATCCAGAACAATCACTTGGCAACATTCCTCTCACACTCAAGCAAGAGGAGCTGCCCAGCCCTATAAAAATTGATCCAGGAACCCAACTCCTCGACTGTTTCCATCAGCAATTTGCTCAGCAGGCTTTGCAGAAACCCAACCAAACTGCGGTCGTGTATGAAGAACAGCAGCTTACCTATCAGGCTCTAGAACAACGGGCCAACCAACTGGCCCATGCGCTGCAGCACTGTGGCGCTGGCCCCGATATCCCTGTAGCACTGTATTTAGAACGTTCGGTGGATGCCGTCGTCGCAATTCTAGCCATTCTCAAATCAGGCAGCGCTTATTTGCCCCTTGATCCGGCCTTACCAACAGCAGGACTAGCGTTTAGACTGGAGGATGCAAAAGTCCCCGTCATCATTACCCAAACGGAGCTGCTGCCCAATTTACCGTCTGATTCCCCCCCTATCTTTTGCTTAGAAGCAGAACAAGAACGGCTCCAGCAGTATCCAATCAAACCGCCGCAGAGTCAGGCCACGCCCGAAAATTTGGCCTATCTAATCTATACCTCAGGGTCCACAGGGCAACCCAAGCCTGTTGCAGTGGAACACCGTCAGTTAATGACCTATGTTTACGGCATCATTGAGCGCCTGCAGCTCCCTCCCTCCGCTAGCTATGCCTCTGTCTCTACGCTAGCGGCAGACCTTGGGCATACAATGCTGTTCCCGAGCCTCTGCCAGGGGGGAACGCTGCATCTACTGGCAACAGAGCGCGTCTGCGATAGCCAAGCTTTTGCCGATTACTGTCAACAACAACAGATTGCTTGCTTGAAAATAGTCCCCTCTCATTTACAGGCACTCTTAAAGGGGCCAAGTCCTTCTGGCGTTCTGCCGCAACAGCGACTGATTTTAGGGGGAGAAGTCTGCCGCTGGTCATTGATTGAGAGCATTATGGCGCTGCAACCCCACTGTCAGATTTTCAATCACTATGGCCCTACTGAAACAACGGTAGGGGTGATGACCGAGGCCGTAACGACCGAATCCATTGCAGAAGCCATCAGTGCCACCGTTCCCCTTGGCATTCCCCTTGATGGTGTTCAAGTTTATGTGCTAGATGCTCATCAAAAGCCCGTCCCCATCGGAGTGCCAGGAGAAGTTTATGTCGGAGGGCGAACGGTGGGGCGAGGGTATCTCAATCGCCCTCAGCTCACAACTGAGCGATTTATTACTCTTCCCGTTGGGATAAATAGTGCTGAAGAGCGACTCTATAAAACCGGAGATCGCGCTCGACTGCTGCCCGACGGTTCATATGAATTCTTGGGACGAATCGATCAGCAAGTCAAACTGCATGGTTTTCGGATTGAGTTAGGTGAAATTGAGGCCGTCTTGACCCAGCACGACGCCGTAAAAGAAACGGTGGTCGTGGTCCGTGAAGATCAGCGAGACAATCCGATGCTGGTTGCCTATGTTGTGAGGACCAAAACCGTGACGGATACGGCTGACCTGCGGCAGTATCTGCAGACCCAGCTCCCGGACTATATGATTCCGAGTTTGCTTGTAGTGCTGAAGATCTTGCCCTTGACCACTAACGGTAAGGTGAACCGTCAGGCGCTGCCGATCCCAGAGAAGGTACGGCCAGAGTTAAGTCAGAATTTTGTGGCCCCCAGGACTGAGACTGAGGTTGCGATCGCAACTATCTGGTGCGACATTCTCCAGCTCGAGACCGTCGGCGTCACCGACAACTTCTTTGACCTCGGCGGTCATTCCCTCCTCGCCACTCAAGTGCTGTCCCGCCTGCGGGAAACCTTTCAGATTGAGCTACCTCTAAGACGGCTGTTTGACGCCCATACTGTCGCAGAAATCGCCGACGTCATTGAAGAAGTCTTAATTGCGGAAATTGAAGCTCTCAGCGACGACGAAGCAGAGGAGCAGCTCAATGCCAGCTAA
- a CDS encoding amino acid adenylation domain-containing protein, which produces MVLEKFPLLPNGKVDRKALPHPEYQPREKPVVAPRNQTETDLVQIWQRVLNRQDVGIEDSFFELGGHSMLATQVITNIQTHFGIDLPLRQIFETPTISGLAASLNVQHSPAESRISQINRAGDLPLSFAQQRLWFLEQLETTGATYHITTKLHLQGHLQLTALQQSLDKIVERHEILRTRFIAHEGQPTVVIDPARPLDLPIIDLEGDSRQQQSEQLKQLLEQDTQASFDLAQGPLLRVKIVRVGLEDAIAIVTLHHIIADGSSTQIFLRELTEFYQTFSQGQELEIPQLPLQYVDYAHWQRQNLQGEFLATQLEYWQQQLTPLPASLDLPFDRPRPPTQTYAGETFNFKLSSPTDLRALAPSAGTTPYMVLLAVFKVLLYRYTGQTDIAIGSPIVNRNNADIEGLIGLFANTLVLRTDLAGNPSFSMLLQRVKDVALDAYAHPDLPLEKLVEELQLPRDLSHSPLFQVMFAHQTAPGQVTVPGLTITPDALATHTAKFDLTLTITETEAEITGVLEYNTDQFDLSTIERLAGHYQTLLEAIIKEPEQSIGNLPLLTALEQQQFIQGAQTQLPQWSGLHRWFEHQVEQTPESIALEFKSQTLTYAELNAQANQLARYLLVKGIAPEDRVGLLLNRSPEMVVALLAVLKAGGTYLPLDPAYPIERLRYMVADAQVKVLITDGEPLIESEVVINGAIDRVAIAKQTTQNLGLTTFPEQLAYVIYTSGSTGKPKGVQITHQAVINFLTAHGQSPGITADDVMFAVTSLSFDIAVLELLLPLVNGAKVLLASREMALDGIQLGQSLQQATLMQATPATWRLLLASGWTGQQHLKILSGGEALSSDLAAQLITCGSELWNLYGPTETTIWSTQQAVLAKEAVGIGFAIANTQVYILDSHLQQVPTGVTGELYIGGLGLARGYHQRPGLSAERFIPNPFSNKPGARLYRTGDLACVQKDGSIRHLGRIDDQVKVRGFRIELGEIETCLNQHPLITQAVVISAEGADTLVAYGQLQEETEPKLNELQQWLRISLPDYMMPAQFIWVSEFPLTPNGKLDRRALASTEGSNSKRSHAFVTPQTPTEKQLAQIWIEILGIEQAGVDDNFFELGGHSLLATQVVSRIRSHFSVELPLQLLFSSPTIATLATHIDLAPPLQSATRLVPISRQQPLPLSFAQERLWFMDQLTPGNSAYNEPAIVLLEGRLDIAALQSSLNVIVERHEILRTTFCLESEVSTQISEIQHRYFTGPPSPPILGGNKLTSETLPPELGGRGGNAEGHACVGGQPVQLIAESLTLNIPVVDLQDLTLDEQELVLEKLAIANTQTPFTLSQGPLLRTKLLKLDPEKHVLLFTMHHIIADGWSKGVLIQDLSQLYTQIVSKRDVTLPPLPIQYADFAFWQRQQDLEPQLTYWRQQLGGDLPTLALPLDSPRPAQRSDQGVTVSLTLSPHLSEALVKLSQQEDTTLFMTLMAGFKILLSCHTQQRDIWVGTDVANRIRSELEGLIGFFVNLLVLRTDLSGNPSFKALLQRVKTVALGAYDHQDIPFAQLVDVLQPERQEGLLPLFQVLFVLQNAPMPAIELPDLKMTPTQPEAQVAKFDLALFIQETPEGLVINWNYSTDVFQDTTINRLAQQYTDLLQKLVEAPETSIEAIISQFTAPPPKRKRFQRQKNRAVSPTEVVGFSTHPTGVGLYQPQLPAVNLAAWAQEQRPQLEQQLQQSGALLFRGFDIPDASAFEDVAKAMCPELFGEYGDLPRTEVGGKVYGSTPYPDDRAILFHNESSHLEQWPMKIWFFCVQPSVSGGETPIVDCRQLYQRLRPEVRDRFAQKKLMYERNFVPGLDVSWQDFFQTDDRTVVEWRCQSKGVECIWLEDGGLRTRQVRDAIATHPQTQDQVFFNQLQLHHFSYIDPETQASLRSLLGGDCLPRQVYYGDGSEIEPEVLAEVNAAYQVCAQQFTWQKGDVLMLDNMLMAHGRQPYTGTRKIVVALGQMIDSPSTQSAT; this is translated from the coding sequence GTGGTACTAGAGAAATTTCCTTTGCTCCCCAATGGCAAGGTGGATCGCAAAGCCCTTCCCCATCCTGAATACCAACCCCGAGAAAAACCAGTTGTAGCGCCTCGCAATCAAACGGAAACCGACCTTGTACAAATTTGGCAGCGTGTCCTCAATCGGCAAGACGTGGGAATCGAAGACTCTTTCTTCGAACTTGGGGGCCACTCCATGCTGGCAACCCAAGTGATCACCAATATCCAGACGCACTTTGGGATTGATCTGCCCCTTCGACAAATATTTGAAACCCCTACAATCTCTGGGTTGGCTGCTTCTCTAAATGTGCAGCACAGTCCTGCGGAAAGCAGGATTTCTCAAATCAATCGAGCGGGGGATTTACCTCTGTCTTTTGCCCAACAACGACTGTGGTTTCTTGAGCAACTCGAAACCACTGGAGCCACCTATCACATCACAACGAAGCTTCACCTACAGGGGCATCTGCAGCTCACGGCCCTCCAGCAAAGTCTAGACAAGATCGTAGAACGACACGAAATCCTGCGAACTCGGTTTATCGCCCACGAAGGTCAACCCACAGTGGTAATCGACCCAGCTAGACCTTTAGATTTACCGATCATTGATCTAGAGGGAGACTCTCGCCAGCAGCAGTCCGAACAGTTGAAGCAGCTCCTTGAGCAAGACACGCAAGCCTCTTTTGATTTAGCGCAAGGCCCACTGCTAAGAGTCAAAATTGTGCGGGTGGGTTTGGAGGATGCGATCGCAATTGTCACCCTCCATCACATCATCGCGGACGGCAGCTCCACTCAGATTTTCCTCAGAGAATTGACAGAGTTTTATCAGACATTTTCTCAAGGACAGGAGCTGGAAATTCCCCAGTTGCCCTTACAGTATGTGGACTACGCCCACTGGCAGCGGCAGAACCTTCAGGGTGAATTTTTAGCAACTCAATTAGAGTATTGGCAACAGCAGCTAACGCCTTTACCGGCATCACTGGACCTCCCTTTTGATCGTCCTCGTCCTCCCACGCAAACCTATGCCGGAGAGACCTTTAACTTTAAGCTGTCTTCCCCGACCGACCTTCGAGCGCTAGCTCCATCTGCAGGAACAACGCCTTATATGGTGTTGCTTGCCGTCTTCAAAGTGTTGCTCTATCGCTACACCGGGCAAACGGATATTGCGATCGGTTCCCCCATCGTGAATCGCAACAATGCCGACATTGAAGGATTAATCGGTCTATTTGCCAACACCTTAGTTCTGCGAACAGACCTTGCAGGCAATCCCAGCTTTTCAATGCTACTGCAGCGCGTTAAAGATGTAGCGCTAGATGCCTATGCTCACCCCGATCTTCCCTTAGAAAAACTAGTGGAAGAGCTGCAGCTCCCGAGAGATTTGAGCCACTCGCCGCTTTTTCAGGTCATGTTTGCTCACCAAACGGCTCCTGGACAAGTAACAGTGCCAGGATTAACGATTACACCGGATGCCCTTGCTACTCACACCGCTAAGTTTGACTTAACGCTGACCATCACAGAAACAGAAGCTGAGATCACTGGCGTTCTGGAATACAACACCGATCAATTTGATTTATCCACAATTGAGCGTCTTGCAGGGCATTATCAAACGCTTTTAGAAGCCATCATTAAGGAGCCGGAACAGAGCATTGGCAACTTACCGCTTTTGACGGCTCTAGAGCAGCAGCAATTTATCCAGGGAGCACAAACTCAGCTTCCGCAATGGTCGGGTTTACATCGTTGGTTTGAGCATCAAGTTGAGCAAACACCAGAGTCTATTGCGCTTGAATTTAAATCCCAAACGCTGACCTACGCAGAACTCAATGCTCAAGCCAATCAGCTTGCCCGATACCTACTCGTGAAAGGCATTGCCCCAGAAGATCGAGTCGGTCTACTGCTCAATCGCAGCCCTGAGATGGTGGTGGCTCTGTTGGCCGTTCTCAAAGCAGGAGGAACCTATCTCCCCCTCGATCCGGCCTACCCGATTGAACGATTGCGCTATATGGTCGCTGATGCTCAGGTAAAGGTTTTGATCACTGATGGTGAACCTTTGATTGAGTCAGAGGTTGTGATTAATGGGGCAATTGATAGAGTTGCGATCGCAAAACAAACAACCCAAAACTTAGGGCTGACAACCTTCCCTGAGCAACTGGCCTACGTGATCTATACATCAGGCTCCACAGGGAAGCCCAAGGGAGTCCAAATTACGCATCAGGCCGTCATCAATTTCCTGACAGCCCACGGTCAATCTCCTGGAATCACTGCAGACGATGTGATGTTCGCAGTGACTTCTTTATCGTTTGATATTGCAGTCCTAGAGCTGCTGCTGCCGCTGGTGAACGGAGCTAAAGTTCTGCTCGCTAGTCGTGAAATGGCTCTAGACGGGATTCAGCTAGGGCAGTCTTTGCAGCAGGCCACTTTGATGCAGGCCACACCCGCAACTTGGCGTTTGCTGCTCGCCTCGGGCTGGACAGGGCAGCAGCATCTCAAAATATTGAGCGGTGGCGAAGCGTTGTCGTCAGACTTAGCAGCGCAGCTCATTACCTGCGGGTCTGAGCTATGGAACCTCTATGGCCCCACCGAAACAACGATTTGGTCTACTCAGCAAGCCGTTTTAGCGAAGGAAGCCGTAGGGATTGGCTTTGCGATCGCAAATACGCAGGTTTATATCCTCGACTCTCACCTACAGCAGGTTCCCACTGGAGTGACAGGCGAACTGTATATCGGCGGTTTAGGTCTGGCACGGGGCTATCATCAGCGTCCGGGTTTGAGTGCCGAGCGGTTTATCCCCAATCCGTTTTCAAATAAGCCGGGAGCTAGGCTCTATCGAACTGGCGATCTGGCCTGCGTTCAAAAAGATGGTTCCATCCGGCATTTAGGGCGGATAGATGATCAGGTAAAGGTGCGCGGTTTCAGGATTGAACTGGGTGAAATTGAAACGTGTCTCAATCAGCATCCCCTCATTACTCAAGCGGTGGTCATCTCTGCAGAGGGTGCGGATACGCTAGTTGCTTACGGTCAGCTTCAAGAAGAAACAGAACCCAAGCTAAATGAGCTACAGCAGTGGTTGCGGATATCTCTGCCCGACTATATGATGCCAGCCCAATTCATCTGGGTGAGTGAGTTTCCGTTAACGCCCAACGGTAAGCTAGATCGTCGAGCCTTAGCCTCTACAGAGGGTTCGAATTCTAAACGCAGTCATGCCTTTGTCACGCCTCAAACACCGACAGAAAAGCAGCTCGCGCAAATCTGGATTGAGATTTTAGGGATTGAACAAGCAGGCGTTGATGACAACTTCTTTGAGCTAGGGGGTCACTCGCTACTCGCGACTCAAGTGGTGTCTCGAATTCGCAGTCATTTCTCCGTGGAGCTGCCGCTTCAGTTGCTGTTTAGCTCCCCTACGATAGCAACTCTAGCGACTCATATTGATTTAGCACCGCCGCTGCAGTCTGCTACTCGCCTTGTTCCGATCAGTCGTCAACAGCCGTTGCCCTTATCTTTTGCTCAGGAACGGCTGTGGTTTATGGATCAGCTCACTCCAGGAAACAGTGCCTATAACGAGCCTGCAATAGTGTTGCTTGAAGGCCGTTTAGATATTGCTGCTCTGCAGTCGAGTTTAAATGTAATTGTTGAGCGGCACGAAATTCTGCGGACGACCTTCTGCCTGGAGTCAGAGGTGTCTACTCAGATCTCGGAAATCCAGCACAGATATTTCACTGGCCCCCCTAGCCCCCCAATTCTGGGGGGAAACAAACTAACCTCTGAGACTCTCCCCCCAGAATTGGGGGGCCGGGGGGGCAATGCAGAAGGTCACGCATGCGTTGGTGGTCAACCTGTGCAGTTGATTGCTGAGTCGCTGACGCTCAATATTCCTGTCGTTGATTTACAGGATTTGACCTTAGACGAACAAGAGCTGGTATTGGAGAAACTTGCGATCGCAAACACTCAAACCCCTTTCACTCTCTCCCAAGGCCCCTTACTACGAACCAAGCTCCTAAAACTAGACCCAGAGAAACATGTGCTGCTGTTCACAATGCACCACATCATTGCCGATGGCTGGTCGAAGGGCGTCTTAATTCAAGACCTTTCGCAGCTCTACACCCAAATTGTTTCAAAGCGTGATGTCACTCTGCCCCCGCTCCCCATCCAATATGCAGATTTCGCCTTCTGGCAGCGTCAGCAAGACCTTGAACCACAGCTCACCTACTGGCGACAACAGCTAGGCGGAGACCTGCCAACCCTGGCGTTACCCCTGGATTCTCCCCGGCCTGCCCAGCGAAGCGATCAAGGCGTGACGGTCTCTTTGACGCTATCGCCCCACCTGTCTGAAGCGCTCGTGAAACTGAGTCAACAAGAAGACACGACTCTGTTTATGACCCTGATGGCAGGCTTCAAGATCTTGTTAAGCTGCCATACCCAGCAGCGAGACATCTGGGTGGGCACCGATGTTGCCAACCGCATTCGCAGTGAACTGGAAGGTCTGATTGGTTTCTTTGTGAATTTGTTGGTCTTGCGTACCGATCTCTCTGGTAATCCCAGCTTTAAAGCGCTACTGCAGCGAGTGAAGACCGTGGCGCTGGGTGCTTATGACCATCAAGATATTCCCTTTGCCCAGCTTGTCGATGTCCTACAGCCTGAGCGTCAGGAGGGTCTACTGCCTCTATTTCAGGTCTTGTTTGTACTCCAGAATGCACCGATGCCAGCGATAGAGCTGCCGGACCTGAAGATGACGCCCACCCAGCCCGAGGCTCAGGTAGCCAAATTTGACCTAGCGTTGTTTATTCAAGAGACACCTGAGGGGTTAGTGATCAACTGGAATTACAGCACCGATGTCTTTCAGGACACCACCATCAATCGGCTGGCGCAGCAATATACAGATCTTCTCCAAAAGTTAGTGGAAGCTCCAGAGACTTCGATTGAAGCCATCATTTCTCAGTTCACCGCGCCACCTCCTAAACGCAAGCGCTTTCAGCGGCAGAAAAACCGAGCCGTTTCCCCAACAGAAGTTGTAGGTTTCAGCACCCACCCCACTGGCGTTGGTCTCTATCAGCCCCAACTCCCGGCAGTGAATCTTGCCGCCTGGGCGCAGGAGCAACGACCACAGCTAGAGCAGCAGCTTCAGCAGTCTGGGGCGCTGTTGTTTAGAGGGTTTGATATCCCCGATGCTTCAGCCTTTGAAGATGTGGCAAAGGCCATGTGCCCTGAACTGTTTGGTGAGTATGGCGATCTGCCGCGCACAGAGGTTGGGGGCAAGGTCTATGGTTCTACACCCTATCCCGACGATCGGGCGATCTTGTTTCATAACGAAAGCTCTCACCTCGAACAGTGGCCGATGAAGATCTGGTTCTTTTGTGTTCAGCCTTCGGTATCAGGCGGAGAGACCCCGATTGTTGATTGTCGACAGCTCTATCAAAGGCTGCGTCCAGAGGTGCGCGATCGCTTTGCTCAAAAGAAGCTGATGTATGAGCGTAACTTTGTGCCGGGTCTAGATGTCAGTTGGCAAGACTTCTTTCAGACGGATGATCGCACCGTAGTGGAGTGGCGCTGTCAGAGCAAAGGGGTTGAGTGTATTTGGCTTGAGGATGGTGGGTTGAGAACTCGGCAGGTGAGAGATGCGATCGCAACCCATCCCCAGACCCAAGACCAAGTGTTCTTCAATCAGCTTCAGCTCCATCATTTCTCTTATATCGACCCCGAGACCCAAGCATCTCTGCGCTCTTTACTGGGCGGTGACTGCCTGCCGCGTCAGGTTTATTACGGCGACGGCTCTGAAATTGAACCAGAGGTCTTAGCCGAAGTCAACGCCGCCTATCAGGTCTGCGCCCAGCAGTTCACCTGGCAAAAAGGCGACGTGCTGATGCTGGACAACATGCTGATGGCCCACGGTCGCCAGCCCTACACAGGTACGCGCAAAATTGTCGTCGCCCTGGGACAAATGATCGACTCTCCATCTACTCAGTCAGCAACCTAA